TGCGCTACTGGAACACGCGCCGCACCACCGCCGAGATCGCGCCGCCGCCGGAAGAAGGCGTGGTCGGCATCGGCTCGCGCGTCCGCATCCGGCTGGCCGGCAAGGAGCGGGTGATCGACGTTGTCGGCAACGACGAAGCCGACCCGCATGCCGATCGGCTCGCCTTCTCGGCGCCGCTCGCAAATGCGCTGCTTGGCACCGAAGAAGGCGAGCGCATCGATTTCAATGGCCGCGCCGAAGCGATCGAGATCCTCGAAGTCTCCGCCATCCCGAACTGAACTGCCAAGTCGGCGTGCGGCCTGTTTGACGCAGTTTGTACCCCGGCGAAGGCCGGGGCGAAGGTCCGACGAACCCGCGGAGTCGGGTTTCTCCCCTCGGAGCGCATCGCATCTGGCCCGGCCTTCGCCGGGGTACAGCACGGGCCGAGCAATCCTCGCCAATCTCCTCCGCACAAACGAAAACCGCCGCCCCGGTTTCCCGGGGCGGCGGCTTCGTTCGAGTATTCGACGTAGGACTTTAGAAGCCCACCACCAGCGAACCGATGAAGGTGCGCGGATAGCCGATCTGCGAGTTCGGCGCAGTGCCGTAGTTCGTGATCGCGCCGGTCGGGCTGAAGGTCGGACCCTGGTTGAGGTTGCCCGAGAAGCCACCCACGAACAGCTCGTCGAACACGTTGAGGACGTTGAGCTGGAAGAAGGTGTTCTTGTTCAGGCCAGCCCATTCGAGGCCGACCCGCGCGTTGAGATCGACCAGCGTGTAGGCCGGGGTCTTGGCGCCATAGACTTCATAGGTCGTGCCGGCGACGATCGCCTGCACCGGCTGGTTGGTGTCGTAGACATAGCGCGGGCCGGTGCGCTTGACGTTGACGCCGAGATCGACCGGACCGAGCGACCCCTGTGCGCCACCGCCGAAGGTGTAGACGGGCGAACCCGCTTCACGCTTGCCGGCGGTCGGGGCGTAGATCGGCGAACCGATCGGGCCCAGCGGACCGGCTGCGGTGGTGCGGCCGACAACCACGTCGTTCTGGATCTCCGAGTCGAGGTACGAACCGAAGGCATAGACGCTGAACTCGCGGATCGGCTGGAAGGCGATCGAGCCGTCGAAACCGAACTTCTTCACCTTGCCCAGGTTGCGGTAGATCGAACGCTCGAGCTCCACGTCATAGGCCTGTGCGAGACGGTTGTTATAGTCGGTGTACCAGGCAACGACCTGCGCCTGCACCTGCGACGAACGATAGCGGATGCCGGTATCGAAGTTGTCGGTGGTCTCCGGCTTCGGGTTCGCCTGCTCCGCCGTCACCGGGAAGTAGAACGAGTTGTAGAGGTTGTCCGTGCCGGGGACCTGGATGCTCTTCGAATAGTTGCCGAACAGCGAGAAGTTGCTGCTGATGTCGGCGACATAGCCGATGCTCGGAAGCGCCTTCTTGTAGTTCAGGACGCGCTGCTGCGGGCCCTGGATCGCGAAGGTGCCCACGCCCGGAACGGTCTGGGCGGGTGCGCCCGCAAGATATGCCGCCTGCGCCGCGCTGTCGTCGGTGAAGCACTCGACGAAACCGGCTGCGCTCGACGTGGCGCAATAGTTGGTCAGGTTGCGCTTGAGGAACGGCAGGCCGAGACCCGCGGTGATGTGCACCGTGTCGTCGAAGAAGTCGCCGTTATACTCGGCCGCGACCTTGTGCAGGATCGCGAACGACAGACGGTCGCGCTTCTGGAGCACGCGGCCATTGGCGTCGACGATCCCGTCGTTGACCGGGAAGACGTCGAACGGCTTGCCGTTGAACTGCAGGAAGCCGGTCTCGCCGGTCTGGCGATGACGCGCACGGTCATAGGTATAGGCCAGGCGGACGGTCTGGGTCGGGCTGATCTCGTAGCGCAGCGAAGCGATCAGGCCGAGACGGTGCGTCTGGGTCTGGCTTGGCGTGACCAGGCGAACGGTGTCGAGCAGATCGCCGTCGCCGTTGAGGTCACGGCCGAAATACGGGACGCCGCCGATGTAACCGGTCTGGCAGCTCACCGTCGCGCTGTTCGCGGTGGTGTTGCAGTTGGCGGTGCCGCCGCCCGGGAACACGTCGCGACGCGCTTCCTGGCCGACAGTGGTGCCGCCGCCATTCGCCTTCACATACTGGTAGCTCGGATCGACATAGAGCGTCAGGCCATCGGCAAGCGTGAAGCGCGAACCGACGCGGATGTTGCCGGTGTTCGACGGGTTGAAGCGCTCGTCGAAGATCGAGCCGCAGGTGTTGGCCGCATCGACCACGCCCGGACGCTGGGTGTTGGTGATCGTGCACGACGCCACGGTGTATTCGCGCTCGTCGGTGGTGATCGGGAAGCGGTTGGTGCTTGCCGGGCCGACAACGCGGCCGCCGGTCACTGCCGCGGTGTCGGTACGCAGCGGCACCGAACCCTGGAAGTTGTTGCGGTTCTCGTTGTAGTGGCCGGCGATCGAGATGAAGTCGCCGTTCGAGCCGATCGGCTGATACAGGCGGCCGTTATACTGCTGCTTCTCGACCTTCGCGTCCGCATTGAACGGCGAACGGTTGCGCGCGGTGCTCGCGGCGAAGAAGGCGCGCGTGCCGAACGACGTGAACTCGCCGGTATCGACCATGCCGAAGATGCGGAAGAAGTCGAAGTCGCCGACCGAGCCCGAGAGCTTCACGCCGAAGTCCTGGCCGGGAAGACGCGTACGATAGTTGACGGTCGATCCGGTCGCGCCTGCGGTCGGGCTGTCGATGTCGGTCGTGCCGAGGTTGACGTTGACCTGCTCGATCAGCTCGGGATCGAGCTGCTGGTTCGAATAGATCGCATAGTTGCCCGAGTCGTTCAGCGGAACGCCGTCGAAGGTCTGGCTGATGCGGCTCGAATCGAAGCCACGGATCGTGAGCGTGCCGCCCGACGAGCCGAACGGATCGTTGTTCTGGAAGCTGACGCCGGGAAGCTGGTTGATCACGTCGTTGACCGACTGACCGGGTGCCTGGCGCTGGATGAATTCCTGCGTCAGCACGCCCTTGGCCTTCGACGTGTCGGGAACCAGGATGCCGTCAACGCCGTTGTTGACGCGGCTGCCGGTGACGACGATCTCGGTGCCTTCTTCGGCGTCGATCGTGCCCGACGACTGCGCGAAGGCGCTGGCTGGAATCATCAGCGCGGCAAAAGCCACGCCCGCAAAAAGCTTGGTGCGCATTTAAAGAATGTCCCTTTCGGTGTGCTCGGATGCACTGAGTCACGCGGTGCGGTTCACCGTCCGGGCCGCCCATGGAATTCATTTATGTCGAAGCGATGACAGTCAATCTTCGTGGGCATACCAAGCTGTTGGTAACGTTTGATTCATTTGCTGCGTTGCAAAAAAGTCACTTAACCGCAGCGACCAGAGTGCACCATTCTTCCTCTGAAATCACACGGATACCCAGCTCAGCTGCCTTTTTGAGCTTCGACCCGGCGCCCGGCCCGGCGATTACCATATCGGTCTTCGCAGACACCGATCCGGCGACTCGAGCGCCCAGCGATTCGGCCTGCGCCTTGGCCTCGTCGCGACTCAGCGTCTCCAGGCTGCCGGTGAACACCAGCGTCATGCCGGTGACTTCCGAAGCCCGTGTCTCGACGATGTAAGGGGGGGGCGAAACCTCGGCGAGCAAGTCGTTCCAGGCATCGCGATTGTGCGGCTCGTGGAAAAAGTCGGCCAGCGCGTGGCCGACTGCGCCGCCGACATTCTCGA
This genomic stretch from Sphingomonas sp. LM7 harbors:
- a CDS encoding TonB-dependent receptor, whose translation is MRTKLFAGVAFAALMIPASAFAQSSGTIDAEEGTEIVVTGSRVNNGVDGILVPDTSKAKGVLTQEFIQRQAPGQSVNDVINQLPGVSFQNNDPFGSSGGTLTIRGFDSSRISQTFDGVPLNDSGNYAIYSNQQLDPELIEQVNVNLGTTDIDSPTAGATGSTVNYRTRLPGQDFGVKLSGSVGDFDFFRIFGMVDTGEFTSFGTRAFFAASTARNRSPFNADAKVEKQQYNGRLYQPIGSNGDFISIAGHYNENRNNFQGSVPLRTDTAAVTGGRVVGPASTNRFPITTDEREYTVASCTITNTQRPGVVDAANTCGSIFDERFNPSNTGNIRVGSRFTLADGLTLYVDPSYQYVKANGGGTTVGQEARRDVFPGGGTANCNTTANSATVSCQTGYIGGVPYFGRDLNGDGDLLDTVRLVTPSQTQTHRLGLIASLRYEISPTQTVRLAYTYDRARHRQTGETGFLQFNGKPFDVFPVNDGIVDANGRVLQKRDRLSFAILHKVAAEYNGDFFDDTVHITAGLGLPFLKRNLTNYCATSSAAGFVECFTDDSAAQAAYLAGAPAQTVPGVGTFAIQGPQQRVLNYKKALPSIGYVADISSNFSLFGNYSKSIQVPGTDNLYNSFYFPVTAEQANPKPETTDNFDTGIRYRSSQVQAQVVAWYTDYNNRLAQAYDVELERSIYRNLGKVKKFGFDGSIAFQPIREFSVYAFGSYLDSEIQNDVVVGRTTAAGPLGPIGSPIYAPTAGKREAGSPVYTFGGGAQGSLGPVDLGVNVKRTGPRYVYDTNQPVQAIVAGTTYEVYGAKTPAYTLVDLNARVGLEWAGLNKNTFFQLNVLNVFDELFVGGFSGNLNQGPTFSPTGAITNYGTAPNSQIGYPRTFIGSLVVGF
- a CDS encoding GreA/GreB family elongation factor translates to MSVAFRRESDEEHKEPKFEIPLPAGPNLVTARGLALTEAKVVELEAAIAAEAEDEPREVLRRELRYWNTRRTTAEIAPPPEEGVVGIGSRVRIRLAGKERVIDVVGNDEADPHADRLAFSAPLANALLGTEEGERIDFNGRAEAIEILEVSAIPN